The genomic region ATCCGGAGAAGCTGTCGCTGTTCGGCGTCACGCTTCAGCAACTGGTCGCCAAGGTCAAGGAAGCCAATCGCTCGTTTGTCGCAGGCCAGGTCCGCGATGCCGGCCTCGTGCGCAACGTGGCCGCCGGACAGACGCTCACGGGGATTCCCGACATCGGATTACTCCTGATCGCGACCCGGGACGGCCGGCCGATCTACGTCAAGGATGTCGCGTCCGTGGCGATCGGTCCGAACACGGTCGAGCACCGCGTCTGGAACGACGCGCGCGATGCCGCCGGGCAATGGCGGCGCGCACCCGCGGTCAGCCTCGCACTCGCCAAGCGCGCCGGCGCCAATGCCGTGGTGGTGTCGGCCGACATCGCCCCCCGGCTCGACGAGCTGAAGGCGCACCTCGTGCCCGACGACATTCAGATCACGGTGACGCGGGACTACGGCGAGACCGCCAACGAAAAGGCCAACGAGCTGCTGTTCCACCTCGCCCTCGCCACCGTCTCGATCGTCGTGCTCATCGCGATCGCGATCGGCTGGCGCGAAGCCGTCGTGACTCTCGTCGTCATACCAACGACGATCCTGCTGACGTTGTTCGCAGCCAATTTGATGGGCTACACCATCAATCGCGTCAGCCTGTTCGCGCTGATCTTCTCGATCGGCATTCTGGTCGATGATGCGATCGTGATCGTCGAGAACATCGCCCGCCACTGGGCGATGCACGATGGGCGCTCGCGATTGCAGGCCACGGTCGAGGCGGTTGCCGAGGTCGGAAATCCCACCATCATCGCGACCCTCACCGTCGTCGCCGCCCTGTTGCCGATGCTGTTCGTGTCCGGCCTGATGGGGCCCTACATGGCGCCGATTCCGGCCAACGCGTCGGCGGCCATGCTGTTCTCGTTCTTCGTCGCGGTGGTGATCGCACCCTGGTTGATGCTGAAGCTCGCGCCCAGGGACGATGCGGCGGGCGAGCATGTCCTGCATCGCGAAGGCCCGCTCGGCCGCCTGTACCGGCGCTTCGCGACGCCGGTGGTTCGGAGCAAGCGTGCGGCCTGGATCTTCCTGCTCGGCGTCGGAGTAGCGACGCTGCTGTCGATGGCGCTGTTCGCGACCAAGTCGGTGACCGTCAAGCTGCTGCCCTTCGACAACAAGTCGGAGATCGCGGTGATGGTCGATCTGCCCGAGGGCGCAAGCCTGGAGGCCACGGAGCGGACGCTGTTCGCCGCGTCCGAGATTGCAAGGCAGTTGCCGGAAACGACCTCGTTGCAATCCTACGCCGGCACCGCGGCACCGTTCAATTTCAACGGTTTGGTGCGACATTATTATCTGCGCGAAAAGCCCGAGCTGGGTGAGCTTCAGGTCAACCTGACCGCGCGCGGCGATCGCAAGCGCGCGAGCCACGATATCGCGCTCGAACTGCGGCAGCGGCTCAAGGCGCTCGATGTCCCCAACGGCACCAGCGTCAAGGTGGTCGAAGTCCCGCCGGGGCCGCCGGTGCTGGCCACGCTGCTCGCCGAGATCTACGGTCCGGATGCCGCGACGCGCCGCGCAGTCACGGCCGAGTTGAAGAAGATCTTCGCCGATGTGCCATTCATCGTCGACATCGACGATTCGATCGGCGAGAAGCGGCCCCGGTTGCGGCTGTCGATCGACCAGGATCGGCTGGAATTCTTCGCCGTGGAGCAGCGCGACGTCTACGACACGATCCAGGCGCTGTTCGGCGGCATCTCGATCGGCTATTCGCACCGCGGCGAAGGCCGCAACCCGATCGAGATCGCGGTGCGGTTGCCCAAACGCGGTCTCGCCTGGGACGAGGCCCTGGCATCGACACCGGTGCCGGCCAACACGCTGCCTGGCAGCAAGACGGTCGTCGAGCTTGGACAGGTGGTGAAGGCGACGGTCGAACAGGGGACGCCGGTGATCTTCCGCAGGGATGGCCGTTTCGCCGACATGGTGATGGCCGAACTCGCCGGCCGCTTCGAGGCGCCGCTCTACGGCATGATGGAAGTGGCAAGCCGCGTCGCCGCCCATGATTGGGGTGACCTGCCGAAGCCCGCGATCAGCCTGCACGGGCAGCCGACGGACGAATCGCGCCCCACCTTGCTGTGGGATGGCGAATGGGAAATCACCTACGTGACTTTCCGCGACATGGGCGCCGCCTTCGGTGCGGCCATTCTCGGCATCTATGTGCTGGTCGTCGCGCAGTTCGGGAGCTTCCGGCTGCCGCTCGTCATCCTGACGCCGATCCCGCTCACGCTGATCGGCATCCTGATCGGGCATTGGCTGCTGGGCGCGCCGTTCACGGCGACGTCGATGATCGGCTTCATCGCGCTGGCAGGGATCATCGTGCGCAACTCGATCCTCCTCGTCGACTTCATTCGCCATAGCGGCGGCCATGGCGCGTCGCTGCGCGAGGTGGTGCTCGAGGCCGGTGCGGTTCGCTTCAAGCCGATCCTGCTCACGGCGCTTGCCGCCATGATCGGAGCCGCAACGATCCTGCTCGACCCCATCTTCCAGGGGCTCGCGATCTCGCTGCTGTTTGGCTTGGCATCATCGACCCTGCTCACGGTGCTCGTCATCCCGGCGATCTACATCGCGTTGCGCTCTTCAGCCGGAGCGCCCGCGAAAGCCGGTTAGGAGGCGCTGACGAGGGCCGCCACCGCCGACCGCAGCCTCGCAGGACACGGCAGGCGCCGCGGCAGCGACGCCGTCAGGCCGCGTTGCTGCCTTCCTGGCGGCTGGCCTCGAACAGGAACCAGGTGCGGCGCTCGGTTTCGTCGATGAAGGTTTCGAGCAGGCCTGCGGTGCCGGAGTCCTCCTGGTCGTCAGCCAGCTTGTGCGCCTTGCGCATCGCAGCCGCCATGTGCTTGTTGTCTTCCATTAATTCGCGCAGCATTTCGCGCGGCGGCACATAATCGTCGTCATTGTCCTTGATGGTCTGATGCTTGACGATATCGCCGATCGACTTCAGCGTCGCGCCGCCAAGCTTGCGCACCCGCTCGGCGAGCTGGTCGGTGGTCGCGAAGATCGCCTCCGACTGCTCGTCCAGCAACAAATGGTAATCATGGAAATGCCGGCCGCTGACGTGCCAATGGAAATTCTTGGTCTTCAGGTAGAGCGCGAAGGCGTCAGCCAGAAGCGTGTTGAGCGAGGCCGAGATTGTGTCCACCGCAGCCTGCGGCAGGTCGCTCGGCGTGTCGAGATCGGGCGAGACCTTGTCAGTCTTGGCTTTGCTCACGTTGGACCTTCCTGTTAGGAACCCGTATTTCGGTGCATTGAACATTGGCCGCCGGACCGCTAACGCAACATCAGCCCACCCGTTCCTGAGGCTAGGAACCCGTTCTGCCGGATACCAAACGCGATGGATGAATGGATCGATTATTACGATTCCACGCATACGATCTATGCGAGCCGACTGCACCGTGACCTGCATTTCCAGATCATCGCGAACGACATCATCGGCTACATCGCTTCGCCGGATGCCGTGGTGCTCGATTATGCCTGCGGCGAGGCGCTGTCGGCGGCGAAGGTCGCCAATGCCTGCGCCCAGCTCTATCTGGCGGAGCCGGCGCCCGGCGTACGCGGCCGACTGGTCGCGCGCTTTGCGCCCGACACCCGCATCCGTGTCCGCTCGCTCGATGACCTGAAGCACATGGACGCGGACTCGATCGACCTCGTGGTGATGAACTCGGTGGCGCAGTACATGACGCCGCAGGAGCTCGATTCCGCGTTCGACGTGATCCACCGCCTGCTGAAGCCCTCGGGCCGGTTCGTGCTCGGCGATATCCTGCGGCCCGAAGTCGGCATGGCGAGGGACGTCGTGGCGCTGCTGCGCTTTGCGGCGACCCACGGCTTCCTGCGCGATGCGCTGGTCGGGCTGGCTTCAACCGCACTGTCCGACTACCGCCAGCTGCGCACCAGGATCGGACTGCAGCGCTATCGCGAGGACGAGATGATCGCGAAGCTCGGCGCCGCGGGGTTCAGCGCCCGGCGCGCGCCGCGCAACATCGGGCACAATCCGTGGCGGATGACGTTCGTGGCGCACCACTGATCCTGGGTTGCGCCAGCTATTAACGTTACCCACCAGTAAACGTGGCGGTCGCTGAAATAATCAGCAATGATCCACTCGGCCCGGTGGCGGAAGCGTCGACGCGGCAGTGGTGCAACACTGTTTATCCTGGTTCAAATCCAGGCCGGGCCTCCAGCCTTCGCTGCTGACGCAGCTTCGGCTCGGCAAGCCTTCTCGCGGCGAAGGCTGCCGCGGCGTAGCCCGCAGGGCGAAGCCGGGCCGGTAGCCCCCTCCCACATCCCGAGCACCCCACCCGGCCATACGCCGAATGCGGAATTTCCCCCAGAATCACGGTTGATTGGGCGCTTTTGGGGGTTTCGCGGGTGCGGAAACTGGTCTAAAGACCACCCGCGCGCGAAGGATCGCGCTTCCGGCGCTACAACACGTAGCGCATGGCTCGAGGGACGCGCGGGAAGCGCGCCCTTTTTTTGTGCCCAAATTCCAGTCCGCGAGAGCTGATGCCCAAAAGAACCGACATCTCCACCATCCTGATCATCGGCGCCGGTCCCATCGTGATCGGCCAGGCCTGCGAGTTCGACTATTCCGGCACGCAGGCCTGCAAGACGCTCAAGGAAGAGGGCTATCGGATCGTCCTGGTCAATTCCAACCCGGCCACGATCATGACCGACCCGGAGCTGGCGGACGCGACCTATATCGAGCCGATCACGCCCGAAATCGTCGCCAAGATCATCGAAAAGGAACGCCACGTCGCGCCCGGCGGCTTCGCGCTGCTGCCGACCATGGGCGGCCAGACCGCGCTTAACTGCGCGCTGTCGCTGCGCAAGCAGGGCACGCTGGAGAAGTTCGACGTCGAGATGATCGGCGCCACCGCCGACGCCATCGACAAGGCGGAAGACCGCCAGTTGTTCCGCGACGCCATGGAGAAGATCGGGCTGCAGACGCCGAGGTCGCGGCTTGCCAATGCGTCGGCGCTGAAGAAGTCCGACCGCGACAAGTACCTCGCCGATCAGGCCAAGTTGTCCGGCCCTGAGCTCGAAGCCTTCAAACGGCAGTGGGAAGGCGGCGAAAACGAACGGCGCAAGCGCTACCAGCAGCAGGCCCTCGCCGAAGCGCTGATGGCGCTGTCCGACATCGGCCTGCCCGCGATCATCCGCCCCTCCTTCACGCTCGGCGGCACCGGCGGCGGCATCGCCTACAACAAGGAAGAATATCTCGACATCATCGAGCGCGGCCTCGACGCCTCGCCGACCAACGAGGTGCTGATCGAGGAATCCGTTCTCGGCTGGAAAGAGTTCGAGATGGAGGTGGTGCGCGACAAGAAGGACAACTGCATCATCATCTGCTCGATCGAGAACGTCGATCCGATGGGCGTGCACACCGGCGATTCGATCACGGTGGCGCCGGCGCTGACGCTCACCGACAAGGAATACCAGATCATGCGCGACGCATCGATTGCGGTGCTGCGCGAGATCGGGGTCGAGACCGGCGGCTCCAACGTGCAGTTCGGCATCAATCCGGACGACGGCCGCATGGTCGTGATCGAGATGAATCCCCGCGTGTCGCGCTCGTCGGCGCTGGCCTCCAAGGCCACCGGCTTCCCGATCGCCAAGGTCGCCGCCAAGCTTGCGATCGGCTACACGCTCGACGAGATCGCCAACGACATCACCGGCGGCGCGACGCCGGCCTCGTTCGAGCCGACGATCGACTACGTCGTCACCAAGATCCCGCGCTTTGCGTTCGAGAAATTCCCCGGCGCCTCCTCCACGCTGACCACCTCGATGAAGTCGGTCGGCGAGGTGATGGCGATCGGCCGCACCTTCCAGGAGAGCCTGCAGAAGGCCCTGCGCGGGCTCGAGACCGGGCTGACCGGCCTCGACGAGATCGACATCGAGGGCCTCGGCCGCAGCGACGACAAGAACGCGATCCGCGCGGCGCTCGGCACGCCGACGCCGAACCGCCTGCTGCAGGTCGCGCAGGCGATGCGGCTCGGCTGGTCGAACGAGGATATCTTCAATTCCTGCAAGATCGATCCCTGGTTCCTCGCCGAGCTGCGCGCCATCGTCGAGATGGAAGGCAAGGTCCGCAGCAGCGGCCTGCCGACCAACGCGTTCGCGATGCGGATGCTGAAGGCGATGGGCTTCTCGGACGCGCGGCTCGCCGTGCTCACGGAGACCTCCGAGGCCGACGTCACCGCCAAGCGCCACGCGCTCGGGGTGCGCCCGGTGTTCAAGCGCATCGACACCTGCGCGGCGGAGTTCGCGTCGCCGACCGCCTACATGTATTCGACCTATGAGCGGCCGTTCGCCGGCGAACTCGCCGACGAAAGCGCGCCGTCGGACCGCAAGAAGGTGATCATCCTCGGCGGCGGCCCGAACCGCATCGGCCAGGGTATCGAATTCGACTATTGCTGCTGCCACGCCTGCTTCGCGCTCGAGGACGCCGGCTACGAGACCATCATGGTCAACTGCAACCCGGAAACGGTATCGACCGACTACGACACCGCCGACCGGCTGTATTTCGAGCCGCTCACCGCCGAAGACGTGCTGGAGATCATCGCGACCGAGCGCAAGAACGGCACGCTGCACGGCGTGATCGTGCAGTTCGGCGGCCAGACCCCGCTGAAGCTTGCCCGCGCGCTCGAAGCCGCCGAAGTGCCGATCCTCGGCACCTCGCCCGACGCGATCGACCTCGCCGAGGACCGCGACCGCTTCAAGCGCGTGCTCGACAAGCTGCGTCTCAAGCAGCCGAAGAACGGCATTGCCTATTCGGTCGAGCAGGCCCGCCTCGTCGCCGCCGATCTCGACCTGCCGCTGGTGGTGCGTCCGTCCTACGTGCTCGGCGGCCGCGCGATGCAGATCATCCGCGAGGAGAACCAGCTCAACGATTACCTGCTGGGAACGCTGCCCGAGCTGGTGCCCGCCGACATCAAGGCGCGCTACCCGAACGACAAGACCGGGCAGATCAACACCGTGCTCGGCAAGAACCCGCTGCTGTTCGACCGCTATCTGTCCGACGCGACCGAAGTCGACGTCGACTGCCTCTGCGACGGCAAGGACACCTTCATCGTCGGCATCATGGAGCACATCGAGGAAGCCGGCATCCATTCCGGCGACTCCGCCTGCTCGCTGCCGCCGCATTCGCTCGACGCCAAGACCATCGAGGAGCTGGAGCGGCAGACCCGCGAACTCGCGCTCGGGCTCGACGTGGTCGGCCTGATGAACGTGCAATACGCCATCAAGGACGGCGAGATCTACGTGCTCGAGGTCAACCCGCGCGCATCCCGCACCGTGCCGTTCGTCGCCAAGGTGATCGGCACGCCGGTCGCCAAGATCGCGGCGCGGATCATGGCCGGCGAGAAGCTCGCCGACTTCAAGCTGAAGAAGAAGAAGCTCGGCCATGTCGGCGTGAAGGAATCGGTGTTCCCGTTTGCGCGCTTCCCCGGCGTCGATACCGTGCTCGGACCGGAGATGCGTTCGACCGGCGAAGTGATGGGCATCGACCGCTCCTTCGAGGTCGCGTTCGCGAAGAGCCAGCTCGGCGGCGGCACGCGCGTGCCGCGACAGGGTACGGTGTTCGTCTCGGTGCGCGGCGACGACAAGATGCGCATCGCGGATGCGGTGCGGCTGTTGCACTCGCTCGGCTTCAAGGTGATGGCAACCTCGGGCACGCAACGGTACCTCAGCGACAACGGCGTGCCGACTGAAAAGGTGAACAAGGTGCTCGAAGGCCGTCCGCACATCGTCGACGCCATCACCAATGGCGACGTCCAGCTGGTCTTCAATACCACCGAAGGTCCGCAGGCGCTGGCCGACAGCCGCTCGCTGCGGCGGGCTGCCCTCTTGCATAAAGTACCATATTACACCACTCTTTCGGGCGCGGTGGCGGCCGCACGGGGAATCCGGGCCTATCGGGCCGGGGACCTTGAGGTCCGCACGCTTCAGAGTTACTTTTCCGAAAGCTGACCGCTGCCTGGGCTGAAGGCCCGAAGCGGTCAATTAGCCGAATGGCTGGAACTCACCGCGCGATTGGATGTTGTCACGGCCCTTAGCGGGGCCGAAAATCACTGGGCTTCCGGGCGCGTTGGCGCCCTGATTCCTGCGTTAGCTGAACTGGATATTCGTGCACGGCCGCCGGGCGCGCGCGATGAAGGACGAAGATGATGGATAAGGTTCCGATGACCGCGGGCGGATACGCCGCGCTGACGGACGAGTTGAAGCATCGCCAATCGGTGGATCGTCCGCGCATCATCGAACACATCGCGGAAGCGCGCTCGCACGGCGATCTCTCGGAGAACGCCGAGTATCACGCCGCCAAGGAAGAGCAGTCGCACAACGAGGGCCGCATCGCCGAGCTCGAGGACAAGCTCGCGCGCGCCGACATCATCGACATTTCGAAACTGTCAGGCGACACCATCAAGTTCGGCGCGACCGTGACGCTGATCGATGAGGACACCGAGAAGAAGGCGGTGTGGCAGATCGTCGGCGAAGTCGAGGCCGACGCCAAGAAAGGCCGCATCTCCATCACCTCGCCACTTGCGCGCGCGCTGATCGGCAAGAAGAAGGGGACCACCGTCGAGGTGATGGCGCCGGGCGGAGCCAAGGCCTACGAGATCACCAAGGTCGAGTGGCGGTAGTTACCTTCACGTGACTGGTGCAAAAAAGCCGCGTCTCGCACGCGGCTTTTTTTATGCCCCGCGTTTCTCCCCGGTCTGACAGCAATGTGAATGGAGAGCCGCTGCACGCCATGCCAGTGAGGCCGTGACATGTTTATGCAGCATAATCATGTCGGGAGAAGGAGTTCCGGCTGACGATGGCGTCGCAACACGCATCACTGCGCGTCACCGTGCCGCTGCCGCGTTCTCTCGCAACTGCCGTCGTGCGAGGAATGATTCCAGGCGCGAGGTGTTGACATCACACTCCGGTGGCGGACACCGTGTGTTTCTGCTTCGTGCAACGTTCCAGTGTGTCAAACAGGGGGT from Bradyrhizobium elkanii USDA 76 harbors:
- a CDS encoding class I SAM-dependent methyltransferase; protein product: MDEWIDYYDSTHTIYASRLHRDLHFQIIANDIIGYIASPDAVVLDYACGEALSAAKVANACAQLYLAEPAPGVRGRLVARFAPDTRIRVRSLDDLKHMDADSIDLVVMNSVAQYMTPQELDSAFDVIHRLLKPSGRFVLGDILRPEVGMARDVVALLRFAATHGFLRDALVGLASTALSDYRQLRTRIGLQRYREDEMIAKLGAAGFSARRAPRNIGHNPWRMTFVAHH
- a CDS encoding Dps family protein; amino-acid sequence: MSKAKTDKVSPDLDTPSDLPQAAVDTISASLNTLLADAFALYLKTKNFHWHVSGRHFHDYHLLLDEQSEAIFATTDQLAERVRKLGGATLKSIGDIVKHQTIKDNDDDYVPPREMLRELMEDNKHMAAAMRKAHKLADDQEDSGTAGLLETFIDETERRTWFLFEASRQEGSNAA
- a CDS encoding efflux RND transporter permease subunit — encoded protein: MKLGLSGRLTRVTLTSPLTSLFLLASLAVGLIAVMVIPREEEPQISVPMVDIRVNADGLRGPDAVELVSKPLEAIVKAIDGVEHVYSQTEDDRVMVTARFLVGTKFEDAILRVHEKVRANLDHIPVGIPEPLIVGRGINDVAVTVLTLSPKPEAAERWSDKDLFELADKLRSELIKVDNVGLTYVSGGSAQQIRVEPDPEKLSLFGVTLQQLVAKVKEANRSFVAGQVRDAGLVRNVAAGQTLTGIPDIGLLLIATRDGRPIYVKDVASVAIGPNTVEHRVWNDARDAAGQWRRAPAVSLALAKRAGANAVVVSADIAPRLDELKAHLVPDDIQITVTRDYGETANEKANELLFHLALATVSIVVLIAIAIGWREAVVTLVVIPTTILLTLFAANLMGYTINRVSLFALIFSIGILVDDAIVIVENIARHWAMHDGRSRLQATVEAVAEVGNPTIIATLTVVAALLPMLFVSGLMGPYMAPIPANASAAMLFSFFVAVVIAPWLMLKLAPRDDAAGEHVLHREGPLGRLYRRFATPVVRSKRAAWIFLLGVGVATLLSMALFATKSVTVKLLPFDNKSEIAVMVDLPEGASLEATERTLFAASEIARQLPETTSLQSYAGTAAPFNFNGLVRHYYLREKPELGELQVNLTARGDRKRASHDIALELRQRLKALDVPNGTSVKVVEVPPGPPVLATLLAEIYGPDAATRRAVTAELKKIFADVPFIVDIDDSIGEKRPRLRLSIDQDRLEFFAVEQRDVYDTIQALFGGISIGYSHRGEGRNPIEIAVRLPKRGLAWDEALASTPVPANTLPGSKTVVELGQVVKATVEQGTPVIFRRDGRFADMVMAELAGRFEAPLYGMMEVASRVAAHDWGDLPKPAISLHGQPTDESRPTLLWDGEWEITYVTFRDMGAAFGAAILGIYVLVVAQFGSFRLPLVILTPIPLTLIGILIGHWLLGAPFTATSMIGFIALAGIIVRNSILLVDFIRHSGGHGASLREVVLEAGAVRFKPILLTALAAMIGAATILLDPIFQGLAISLLFGLASSTLLTVLVIPAIYIALRSSAGAPAKAG
- the carB gene encoding carbamoyl-phosphate synthase large subunit, translated to MPKRTDISTILIIGAGPIVIGQACEFDYSGTQACKTLKEEGYRIVLVNSNPATIMTDPELADATYIEPITPEIVAKIIEKERHVAPGGFALLPTMGGQTALNCALSLRKQGTLEKFDVEMIGATADAIDKAEDRQLFRDAMEKIGLQTPRSRLANASALKKSDRDKYLADQAKLSGPELEAFKRQWEGGENERRKRYQQQALAEALMALSDIGLPAIIRPSFTLGGTGGGIAYNKEEYLDIIERGLDASPTNEVLIEESVLGWKEFEMEVVRDKKDNCIIICSIENVDPMGVHTGDSITVAPALTLTDKEYQIMRDASIAVLREIGVETGGSNVQFGINPDDGRMVVIEMNPRVSRSSALASKATGFPIAKVAAKLAIGYTLDEIANDITGGATPASFEPTIDYVVTKIPRFAFEKFPGASSTLTTSMKSVGEVMAIGRTFQESLQKALRGLETGLTGLDEIDIEGLGRSDDKNAIRAALGTPTPNRLLQVAQAMRLGWSNEDIFNSCKIDPWFLAELRAIVEMEGKVRSSGLPTNAFAMRMLKAMGFSDARLAVLTETSEADVTAKRHALGVRPVFKRIDTCAAEFASPTAYMYSTYERPFAGELADESAPSDRKKVIILGGGPNRIGQGIEFDYCCCHACFALEDAGYETIMVNCNPETVSTDYDTADRLYFEPLTAEDVLEIIATERKNGTLHGVIVQFGGQTPLKLARALEAAEVPILGTSPDAIDLAEDRDRFKRVLDKLRLKQPKNGIAYSVEQARLVAADLDLPLVVRPSYVLGGRAMQIIREENQLNDYLLGTLPELVPADIKARYPNDKTGQINTVLGKNPLLFDRYLSDATEVDVDCLCDGKDTFIVGIMEHIEEAGIHSGDSACSLPPHSLDAKTIEELERQTRELALGLDVVGLMNVQYAIKDGEIYVLEVNPRASRTVPFVAKVIGTPVAKIAARIMAGEKLADFKLKKKKLGHVGVKESVFPFARFPGVDTVLGPEMRSTGEVMGIDRSFEVAFAKSQLGGGTRVPRQGTVFVSVRGDDKMRIADAVRLLHSLGFKVMATSGTQRYLSDNGVPTEKVNKVLEGRPHIVDAITNGDVQLVFNTTEGPQALADSRSLRRAALLHKVPYYTTLSGAVAAARGIRAYRAGDLEVRTLQSYFSES
- the greA gene encoding transcription elongation factor GreA, translating into MDKVPMTAGGYAALTDELKHRQSVDRPRIIEHIAEARSHGDLSENAEYHAAKEEQSHNEGRIAELEDKLARADIIDISKLSGDTIKFGATVTLIDEDTEKKAVWQIVGEVEADAKKGRISITSPLARALIGKKKGTTVEVMAPGGAKAYEITKVEWR